A portion of the Roseibium salinum genome contains these proteins:
- a CDS encoding PAS domain-containing protein, with product MSSSINLLLRSMRQLVPNPETSAILASVGVSYWAYDPIAEEICWQQLDADSFRGYRVAKLAIKRALDHYAPADRRRFLQVISDAVEHGFSTPARVTMTTELGQRSYDLAAARIIGKTSPLVIGLMKECQPEASASNELPNILQTLSNAFAVTSSAVLVADRNGVVRSANRQFLKLFSISDSKQIVGRDVRTIPNHLGKKLVAAIGNLLAGHAVAAGSLKHVRKDGTTAEIVFQINPFAIDLPFGGVIFVGELSSDSLEIDAAEVLDAVPTPILVADLNSRRIKYANKVGRGELGLSATQIGTERLTDKLMSAADVRDLSLVLDNVGWDAGRVWQIESYVGLKRHYRIRSCFIGEAASRQVILEFLPARAGKDTPANEKAQNFFSRLLEMSFR from the coding sequence GTGTCCAGCAGTATCAATCTTCTTCTTCGGTCTATGCGTCAGTTGGTTCCCAACCCTGAGACAAGCGCTATTCTTGCGTCGGTCGGGGTCTCGTACTGGGCTTACGACCCGATTGCGGAAGAGATTTGCTGGCAGCAGCTCGATGCGGACAGTTTCCGCGGCTACCGCGTGGCGAAGCTGGCAATAAAACGGGCGTTGGATCATTACGCCCCGGCGGATCGCAGACGGTTCCTGCAGGTCATATCCGACGCTGTCGAACACGGATTTTCGACCCCGGCACGCGTGACCATGACGACCGAACTTGGCCAGCGATCCTACGATCTGGCCGCCGCGCGGATCATCGGGAAGACCTCGCCGCTGGTGATCGGCCTGATGAAGGAGTGTCAGCCCGAAGCGTCGGCCAGTAACGAGCTGCCCAACATACTGCAGACCCTGTCCAATGCGTTTGCCGTCACGTCCAGTGCGGTTCTCGTGGCCGACCGCAACGGCGTGGTCCGCTCGGCCAACCGCCAGTTTCTGAAACTGTTCTCCATTTCCGACAGCAAGCAGATCGTCGGCAGGGACGTGCGCACCATTCCCAACCATCTCGGCAAAAAGCTGGTCGCCGCCATTGGGAACCTGCTGGCTGGACATGCCGTCGCGGCCGGGTCGTTGAAACACGTGCGAAAAGACGGAACGACCGCCGAAATCGTCTTTCAGATCAACCCGTTCGCCATCGACCTTCCCTTTGGAGGGGTCATATTCGTCGGAGAACTGAGCAGCGATTCACTGGAGATCGACGCCGCGGAGGTTCTGGATGCGGTTCCAACGCCGATCCTTGTGGCCGATCTGAATTCGCGCCGGATCAAATACGCCAACAAGGTCGGGAGAGGTGAACTCGGGCTGTCCGCAACGCAGATCGGCACCGAGCGCCTGACGGACAAACTGATGAGCGCTGCCGACGTCCGTGACCTGTCGCTCGTGCTCGACAATGTCGGCTGGGATGCCGGCCGGGTCTGGCAGATCGAAAGCTATGTCGGCCTCAAGCGCCATTACAGGATCCGGTCCTGTTTCATCGGCGAGGCGGCCTCGCGGCAGGTCATCCTGGAATTCCTTCCCGCCCGGGCGGGCAAGGACACGCCCGCCAACGAGAAGGCGCAGAATTTCTTTTCCCGCCTGCTTGAAATGAGCTTCAGGTAG
- a CDS encoding LysR substrate-binding domain-containing protein, producing MELDHVLLKTFVACIDAMSFTRAASLVHRSPAAVSMQIARLEEQIGARLFVRDTRNLALTRTGEELEGYARRILRLHDEAVEAFRRPDMAGSVTIGAPDDYISFVLPPVLRHFGALFPRVEIELVCAQSTALVPRVEKGEIDLAIVTRSAGMEGELIRREPMVWIASRDRVALERTPLPVALFEPGSQARAVVLAALGRGNVRYRSAYASFSYSALLTIVEAGLAVAAVTQISAPSSVACLTEEDGLPAVEPLDVILIRRPGSASIASNALAEAILDRSA from the coding sequence ATGGAACTCGATCACGTTTTGCTCAAAACCTTTGTCGCCTGCATTGACGCGATGAGCTTCACGCGTGCGGCCTCCCTCGTGCATCGGTCGCCAGCGGCCGTCTCCATGCAGATCGCCCGCCTTGAAGAGCAGATCGGGGCGCGGCTGTTCGTGCGCGACACGCGCAATCTGGCGCTGACGCGGACGGGAGAGGAGCTTGAGGGTTACGCGCGGCGGATCCTGCGGCTGCATGACGAAGCAGTTGAAGCGTTCCGCCGGCCGGACATGGCCGGTTCGGTCACGATCGGTGCTCCCGATGACTATATCTCCTTCGTGCTGCCGCCGGTGCTTCGCCATTTCGGCGCATTGTTTCCGCGTGTGGAAATCGAGTTGGTGTGCGCCCAGTCAACGGCGCTGGTACCTCGGGTCGAGAAAGGCGAAATCGATCTCGCGATCGTCACGCGCTCCGCCGGCATGGAGGGTGAGTTGATCCGGCGCGAGCCGATGGTCTGGATCGCTTCGCGGGACCGCGTGGCACTGGAGCGTACGCCCTTGCCGGTGGCGCTGTTCGAACCCGGCAGCCAGGCCCGGGCCGTGGTTCTGGCGGCGCTCGGCCGCGGCAACGTCAGATACCGTTCCGCCTATGCGAGTTTCAGCTATTCGGCTTTACTGACCATCGTGGAGGCCGGGCTGGCGGTTGCCGCCGTCACCCAAATCTCGGCTCCGTCAAGCGTTGCCTGTCTGACAGAGGAGGACGGCCTGCCGGCCGTCGAGCCGCTCGATGTCATCCTGATACGCCGCCCTGGGTCGGCCAGCATTGCTTCCAACGCACTGGCGGAGGCAATTCTGGACAGGTCCGCATAG
- a CDS encoding DMT family transporter, whose product MKTRTQGILGVAAAQTLLGSIGLCVLESGADSVSAAFYRCAIGGLMLAFYCLWRRDLAGLLRLPARTLTYAVASGFLMIANWVLFFEGIHRTGIAVATILFHVQPFFVVVLGAVVFRERLHAATFVWIALALAGLVLATGLTGADLTADGFYLTGILFTLAAAFLYALVTIIAKGLSGINAPQLTLVQCLCGTLLLAGVTPLAPQDLTSSQWGWLALIGMVHTGGVYMLLYGALPKLTTPLIAVLLFLYPASAVIVDAVAYGHILGPRQFAGLAFIIVASLGVTLKWGMRPALAAPAP is encoded by the coding sequence ATGAAAACGCGAACGCAGGGCATTCTGGGCGTAGCCGCCGCGCAGACCCTTCTCGGATCAATCGGACTGTGCGTGCTGGAAAGCGGAGCGGACTCGGTCTCCGCGGCCTTCTATCGCTGCGCCATCGGCGGCCTCATGCTGGCTTTCTACTGCCTCTGGCGGAGGGACCTTGCCGGCTTGCTGCGGCTGCCTGCGCGCACGCTGACCTACGCCGTGGCCAGCGGGTTCCTGATGATCGCCAACTGGGTGCTGTTTTTCGAAGGCATCCACCGCACCGGCATCGCAGTTGCCACCATCCTCTTTCACGTACAGCCGTTTTTTGTCGTGGTTCTCGGAGCCGTGGTCTTCCGTGAGCGCCTGCACGCGGCCACTTTCGTCTGGATCGCCCTGGCACTTGCGGGTCTTGTGCTCGCCACGGGTCTCACCGGCGCCGACCTGACCGCCGACGGCTTCTATCTTACAGGCATCCTGTTTACGCTCGCCGCCGCATTTCTCTACGCACTGGTCACGATCATCGCCAAGGGCCTGAGCGGCATCAACGCGCCCCAACTCACCCTCGTTCAGTGCCTCTGCGGCACGCTGCTCCTGGCCGGTGTTACACCACTCGCGCCGCAGGATCTCACATCAAGCCAGTGGGGCTGGCTCGCCCTCATCGGAATGGTTCACACCGGCGGCGTCTATATGCTGCTTTACGGTGCCTTGCCGAAGCTCACCACGCCGCTGATTGCAGTGCTTCTGTTTCTCTATCCGGCCAGCGCGGTGATCGTGGATGCCGTTGCCTATGGTCACATCCTTGGCCCCAGGCAGTTCGCGGGCCTCGCCTTCATCATCGTTGCGAGCCTGGGTGTGACGCTGAAATGGGGCATGCGTCCGGCGCTCGCAGCTCCTGCCCCCTGA
- a CDS encoding response regulator, which yields MSGIRVAIIDDHPLFREGVARSLSESGGFEIVGVGAAKEDALRITQAKQPDIVLLDISMPGGGLNAIEPILARHPTQKILVLTVSERTEDVTQALNAGAKGYVLKGVGSRELAEILRSVAAGENYVSPTLSAQLLSSLSGRSGLPAMSNPLATLTEREREILTLVAGGLSNKHVALRLDLQEKTVKHHMTRILAKLEVSNRTQAAMVLRDAMEDGGYPAA from the coding sequence ATGAGTGGAATCCGGGTTGCGATCATCGATGACCATCCGCTGTTCAGAGAAGGCGTGGCGCGCAGCCTGTCTGAAAGCGGCGGCTTTGAGATCGTTGGCGTGGGGGCGGCCAAGGAGGACGCCTTGCGCATAACGCAGGCCAAGCAGCCCGATATCGTCCTGCTAGACATTTCGATGCCCGGTGGCGGCCTCAATGCGATCGAGCCGATCCTTGCCCGCCACCCGACGCAGAAAATCCTTGTGCTTACGGTGTCCGAGAGAACCGAGGATGTCACGCAGGCGTTGAACGCCGGAGCCAAGGGATATGTGCTGAAAGGCGTCGGATCGCGGGAGCTGGCCGAGATCCTCCGCTCTGTCGCGGCCGGAGAAAACTACGTTTCGCCCACCTTGTCGGCGCAGCTCCTTTCCAGTCTCTCCGGACGGTCGGGCCTGCCCGCCATGTCCAATCCGCTGGCGACGCTCACCGAAAGGGAAAGGGAGATCCTGACCCTGGTGGCCGGCGGCTTGAGCAACAAGCATGTCGCGTTGCGGCTCGATCTTCAGGAAAAGACGGTAAAACACCACATGACGCGCATTCTGGCAAAGCTCGAGGTCTCCAACCGCACCCAGGCAGCCATGGTGCTGCGCGACGCCATGGAAGACGGCGGCTATCCTGCGGCGTGA
- a CDS encoding sensor histidine kinase, translating into MAGGVVSIAAMILIGAFVTSLIQDSVIRNSAAATARYVDSVIAPLLPDMQRSAVIGDPVRRALDETLGQGALGDRLASFILWSPDGKVLYSNDRRLIGQRYELSNEIRAAFRGRLVADFRRPAGLTGNEAQAAGSSPTLEIYNPVLQPWSGEVVAVSEFQEIASDFEYDLRQARAWSWLAVASVIAGFFLVLSAIVFRGSRLIDRQSHALRERVSELLNLLAQNRALRVRVQRASQRTAALNERYLRRIGADLHDGPAQLLALAALKLDSAALSEASASSQASEREVSAIKSALQDAMHEIRTICQGLVLPQVEAAELKEILRLAVRTHEQRTGRTVRLSMSGTSPALTPSEKICIYRFLQETLNNSYRHAGGIGQAVTQTADGGRITVEVSDRGPGFDPADMRSDGLGLTGLHERVESLGGRFEVSSSDKGTTVRMSLAIEEMESL; encoded by the coding sequence ATGGCCGGAGGCGTCGTTTCAATTGCCGCGATGATCCTCATCGGGGCCTTCGTGACCAGCCTGATCCAGGACAGCGTGATCCGCAATTCCGCCGCCGCGACGGCACGCTATGTGGATAGCGTGATCGCTCCGCTCCTGCCGGACATGCAAAGAAGTGCGGTGATCGGCGATCCGGTGAGACGCGCCCTCGATGAAACGCTCGGGCAGGGAGCCCTCGGGGACCGTCTCGCATCGTTCATCCTGTGGTCCCCCGATGGAAAGGTCCTTTATTCAAACGACCGGCGCCTCATCGGCCAGCGTTACGAACTCAGCAATGAAATCCGGGCGGCGTTCAGGGGCAGACTGGTCGCGGATTTCCGCCGGCCCGCCGGCCTCACGGGAAACGAAGCGCAGGCCGCCGGCAGCAGCCCGACACTGGAGATCTACAATCCGGTGCTGCAGCCATGGTCCGGCGAGGTGGTCGCGGTCTCCGAGTTCCAGGAGATTGCCAGCGATTTCGAGTACGATCTGCGCCAGGCACGCGCCTGGAGCTGGCTCGCCGTCGCTTCCGTCATCGCCGGGTTCTTTCTCGTGCTCTCGGCGATCGTCTTCCGGGGCAGCCGCCTTATCGATCGTCAGAGCCATGCCCTCAGGGAGCGGGTTTCCGAGCTGTTGAACCTGCTGGCCCAGAACAGGGCATTGCGCGTGCGGGTGCAGCGCGCCTCCCAGCGGACAGCGGCACTCAACGAGCGCTATTTGAGGCGCATCGGCGCCGATCTGCATGACGGGCCTGCGCAGCTCCTGGCGCTCGCGGCCCTGAAGCTGGACAGCGCGGCCCTTTCCGAAGCCTCCGCGTCAAGCCAGGCGAGCGAGCGCGAGGTATCGGCGATCAAATCCGCTCTTCAGGACGCGATGCACGAAATCAGAACCATCTGCCAGGGCCTCGTCCTGCCGCAGGTCGAGGCGGCCGAACTGAAGGAGATCCTGCGTCTGGCCGTGCGTACCCACGAGCAGCGCACCGGCAGGACGGTCAGACTTTCCATGTCCGGGACATCCCCCGCCCTGACGCCTTCGGAGAAGATCTGCATCTACCGGTTTCTGCAGGAAACGCTCAACAACAGTTACCGCCACGCCGGCGGCATCGGCCAGGCCGTCACCCAGACGGCGGATGGCGGCCGCATCACCGTTGAGGTTTCCGACCGCGGTCCCGGATTCGATCCGGCCGATATGCGTTCGGACGGGCTCGGCCTTACCGGCCTGCACGAGCGGGTGGAAAGCCTTGGCGGGCGCTTTGAAGTGTCCTCGTCGGACAAGGGCACGACCGTTCGGATGTCTCTCGCAATTGAGGAAATGGAGTCGCTGTGA
- a CDS encoding host attachment protein, translating to MKRPTQWFLIADGAQARIVRQLERNQETGSRLDDIVFDAEHKPLRKIMADRPGRSFASSDARRSAMEYHSDPVREQKTRFAEMLAEQLEKHRAAADFDRLVIIAEPRMLGLLRDALPAPLKSVVNAEIAKDLSNLPAAELYTAIAGLDTARPRL from the coding sequence ATGAAGAGGCCGACCCAATGGTTTCTGATCGCAGACGGGGCACAGGCACGTATCGTCCGTCAGCTGGAGCGTAATCAGGAGACCGGATCGCGACTGGATGACATCGTCTTTGATGCCGAACACAAGCCGCTTCGCAAGATCATGGCTGACAGACCGGGCCGCAGCTTCGCTTCGAGTGACGCACGGCGCTCGGCAATGGAATATCACTCCGACCCCGTTCGCGAGCAAAAGACCCGGTTCGCCGAAATGCTGGCCGAACAACTTGAAAAGCATCGCGCAGCCGCCGACTTCGACAGGCTTGTCATCATTGCAGAACCCCGCATGCTGGGCCTGCTCCGCGACGCGTTGCCGGCGCCACTCAAATCCGTCGTCAACGCGGAGATCGCAAAAGATCTATCAAACCTTCCGGCAGCTGAACTCTACACCGCCATCGCCGGCCTCGACACGGCGCGTCCCCGCCTGTGA
- a CDS encoding PHA/PHB synthase family protein — protein MKSLQEIDVKPRVHEQPAQLPGPAGKPVHDMPPENRCEPDDQLFRVVDRLHHSAIASATLGISPISLLQAWQDWALHLSISPGKQQQILRKLFRKQVRLAKYTADYACRGQAAGCCIEPLPQDRRFSAKGWEKFPFNFYAQSFLLSQQWWHNITTDVSGVTGRHERLVEFYARQFLDVWSPGNFALTNPEVLETAVREGGANFVRGFSYMLDDAMKAARLSPDEPPAYAPGRNVAVSPGKVVYRNQLMELIQYAPATDSVHAEPLLLVPAWIMKYYILDLSPENSLVRYLVAQGFTVFCISWVNPDERYRDIGLEDYVKLGVMAALDAVEAISGSKRIHTAGYCLGGTLLAMAAAAMARDGDDRIATQSMLAAMVDFNEPGELGLFIDESQLAFLEDVMWQKGYLDQWQMAGAFQMLRSQDLIWSRLVRDYLLGQRRDDNDLMAWNTDATRMPYRMHADYLRQLYLNNELARGQFRIDGREVHLEDIRAPVFAVGTTGDHVAPWKSVFKLVNLFDTDVEFVLTSGGHNAGIVSEPGHPRRTYRKLAYSYGDPHPNASDWQEQEPELKGSWWPEWSRWLKQNSSGSVPARDIGSAERGYPPLCDAPGTYVKVK, from the coding sequence ATGAAAAGTCTGCAGGAGATCGATGTGAAACCGCGTGTCCACGAGCAGCCGGCACAACTGCCGGGCCCCGCAGGAAAGCCGGTGCACGACATGCCGCCCGAAAACCGATGTGAGCCGGACGACCAGCTCTTCCGGGTCGTGGACCGGCTCCACCATTCGGCAATCGCGTCCGCAACGCTGGGGATCTCGCCGATCAGCCTTCTGCAGGCCTGGCAGGACTGGGCGCTGCATCTGTCGATATCACCCGGCAAACAGCAGCAGATCCTCAGGAAGCTGTTTCGCAAGCAAGTCCGGCTGGCCAAATACACCGCCGACTATGCCTGTCGCGGCCAGGCTGCGGGATGCTGCATCGAGCCGCTTCCCCAAGACCGCCGTTTCAGCGCGAAGGGCTGGGAGAAATTTCCATTCAACTTCTATGCCCAGTCCTTTCTGCTCTCGCAGCAATGGTGGCACAACATCACGACGGATGTGAGCGGCGTTACCGGCCGGCATGAAAGGCTGGTCGAATTCTATGCCCGCCAGTTCCTGGACGTCTGGTCGCCCGGTAATTTTGCCCTCACCAACCCGGAGGTGCTGGAAACAGCCGTCCGGGAAGGCGGCGCCAACTTCGTCCGCGGCTTCAGCTATATGCTCGACGACGCGATGAAGGCAGCGCGCCTGTCGCCGGACGAGCCGCCAGCGTACGCGCCCGGCCGGAACGTCGCGGTCAGCCCGGGCAAGGTGGTCTATCGCAACCAGCTCATGGAACTCATCCAGTATGCCCCCGCGACGGATTCCGTCCATGCCGAACCGCTGCTGCTCGTTCCCGCCTGGATTATGAAATACTACATCCTCGACCTGTCGCCAGAGAATTCCCTTGTCCGCTACCTGGTCGCTCAAGGCTTCACGGTGTTCTGCATTTCCTGGGTGAACCCGGACGAGCGGTATCGGGACATCGGGCTTGAGGACTACGTGAAGCTCGGCGTGATGGCCGCACTCGACGCAGTGGAGGCGATCAGCGGCTCCAAACGCATTCATACCGCGGGCTATTGCCTCGGCGGCACGCTGCTGGCGATGGCCGCGGCCGCCATGGCGCGGGACGGCGACGACCGGATCGCGACGCAGTCCATGCTTGCCGCGATGGTGGATTTCAACGAGCCGGGCGAACTCGGCCTGTTTATCGACGAAAGCCAGCTCGCCTTCCTGGAAGACGTGATGTGGCAGAAGGGCTATCTCGATCAATGGCAGATGGCCGGTGCATTTCAGATGCTCCGCTCGCAGGACCTCATCTGGTCGCGGTTGGTGCGCGACTATCTGCTCGGCCAGCGCAGAGACGACAATGACTTGATGGCCTGGAATACCGACGCCACCCGCATGCCTTACCGCATGCACGCGGACTATCTGCGCCAGCTCTATCTCAACAATGAACTCGCCCGGGGGCAGTTCAGGATCGACGGCCGGGAAGTCCACCTTGAGGACATTCGCGCGCCGGTCTTCGCCGTGGGCACGACCGGCGATCACGTCGCACCGTGGAAATCCGTATTCAAACTCGTGAACCTCTTCGACACGGATGTCGAATTCGTCCTGACCTCCGGTGGCCACAACGCCGGCATCGTGTCGGAGCCGGGCCATCCCCGCCGCACCTACCGCAAGCTTGCCTACAGCTATGGCGATCCGCATCCCAATGCTTCAGACTGGCAGGAACAGGAGCCGGAGTTGAAGGGGTCCTGGTGGCCGGAATGGAGCCGCTGGCTTAAGCAGAATTCGTCCGGGTCCGTTCCGGCGCGGGACATCGGCAGCGCAGAACGCGGCTACCCGCCTTTGTGCGATGCCCCCGGAACCTATGTGAAGGTGAAATAG
- a CDS encoding phosphoribosyltransferase, whose protein sequence is MLFDDRIDAGRQLAAKLSEYQGKDVVVLALPRGGVPVAEQVADRLGAPLDLLLVRKIGVPWQPELAMGAVIDGSKPVIVRNEDVIRIARVSEDDFEATARSELKEIERRKQRYIGGRASVDVAGRTAIVVDDGVATGATVRAAIRGLRKREPAKIVLAVPVAAPDAAEALAQEVDDVVCLHAPAGFRAIGQFYRQFDQLSDDEVIGILATHPVPRSATGAGSEE, encoded by the coding sequence ATGTTGTTCGACGACCGGATCGATGCCGGCAGACAATTGGCGGCGAAACTCTCCGAATATCAAGGAAAGGATGTTGTTGTCCTCGCGCTTCCGCGCGGCGGCGTACCGGTGGCCGAGCAGGTTGCCGACCGGCTCGGAGCGCCGCTCGATCTGTTGCTCGTGCGCAAGATCGGCGTCCCCTGGCAGCCCGAACTCGCGATGGGCGCGGTGATCGACGGAAGCAAGCCGGTGATCGTCCGCAACGAGGACGTCATCCGGATCGCCAGGGTATCGGAGGACGATTTCGAGGCCACCGCACGCAGCGAACTCAAGGAGATCGAACGGCGCAAACAGCGCTATATCGGTGGCCGCGCCTCCGTCGACGTTGCCGGCCGCACCGCGATTGTCGTCGACGACGGGGTTGCCACCGGAGCGACGGTGCGGGCCGCCATTCGTGGCCTCAGGAAAAGAGAGCCGGCAAAGATCGTGCTCGCGGTGCCCGTCGCCGCCCCCGACGCCGCCGAGGCTCTGGCGCAGGAAGTCGACGACGTCGTCTGCCTCCACGCGCCGGCGGGTTTCCGCGCGATCGGACAGTTTTACCGCCAGTTTGACCAGCTCAGCGACGATGAAGTCATCGGTATCCTTGCCACACACCCGGTCCCGCGCTCCGCGACGGGCGCCGGCTCGGAAGAGTAG
- a CDS encoding HPF/RaiA family ribosome-associated protein, giving the protein MQIEPVIAFKGLDSSDAIKEVILKRIERLEQFHNRITSCRVTVEMPNKFGKNARIYEVHVDITYPGGEIYSARDRKRNHAHEDVHLAIRDSFNAAERQLEDASRKMSGHMVKPEPMKLHGTVDRLVPEEGFGFIKTADEREYFFRRESLTSPELWEALVPGSEVRFTEHDGEKGPFASAVTMV; this is encoded by the coding sequence ATGCAGATAGAACCGGTCATCGCCTTCAAGGGCCTGGATTCCTCGGACGCCATCAAAGAGGTCATTCTCAAGCGCATCGAGCGGCTGGAACAGTTCCACAACCGGATCACCTCGTGCCGGGTCACGGTCGAGATGCCCAACAAGTTCGGCAAAAATGCCCGGATCTACGAGGTTCATGTCGACATCACCTATCCGGGCGGCGAGATCTATTCCGCCCGCGATCGCAAGAGAAATCACGCCCACGAGGACGTTCATCTGGCGATCAGGGACAGTTTCAATGCCGCCGAGCGGCAATTGGAGGACGCGTCCCGCAAGATGAGCGGCCATATGGTCAAGCCGGAGCCCATGAAGCTGCACGGGACCGTAGACCGGCTTGTGCCCGAAGAAGGCTTCGGTTTCATCAAGACCGCGGACGAGCGTGAATACTTCTTCCGGCGCGAAAGCCTGACCTCTCCCGAACTCTGGGAGGCCCTGGTACCGGGAAGTGAAGTCCGCTTTACCGAGCACGACGGCGAAAAGGGCCCCTTTGCCTCCGCCGTCACAATGGTTTAG
- a CDS encoding LacI family DNA-binding transcriptional regulator, producing MAGLDGPSGKKVNAATPAGRVTLRDVAEAVGVSISTASRALAGAPGISGDVRSRIQSAAERLNYLGAVPGIAQITLLSDLHLAESTTGEFMLAVQRGMEKRARELGLALSMKLVAPSARTRLEPDDETSGYLLFSMQDEDLIQGLHERGIPAVIVNGREPLMRLDAVAPANRTGGYLGAHHLVELGHRRILTLSHSRRPTIRDRIAGSRKAMRETGIGEADDLTIDLEAMRSNLAFKAVKERLETKGHDDFTAILCCNDDCAFGAIAALTEAGLSVPGDVSVVGFDDIPTAALNSVPLTTIRVEAEDIGARSINRLVERIRGQDKLATYTETAVSLVVRSSTGPVRTT from the coding sequence ATGGCCGGATTAGACGGGCCTTCTGGCAAAAAGGTAAATGCGGCAACGCCCGCCGGGCGGGTAACCTTGCGGGACGTGGCGGAGGCGGTTGGCGTCTCGATCAGCACAGCCTCGCGTGCCCTGGCCGGGGCGCCGGGGATTTCCGGAGATGTGCGGTCGCGGATCCAGTCGGCGGCCGAACGCTTGAATTATCTGGGTGCCGTCCCCGGCATCGCGCAGATCACTCTGCTCTCGGACCTGCATCTGGCCGAGAGCACAACGGGGGAGTTCATGCTTGCGGTTCAACGCGGCATGGAGAAGCGAGCCCGCGAACTGGGCTTGGCCCTGTCCATGAAACTCGTCGCTCCGTCAGCCAGGACCCGGCTGGAACCGGACGACGAGACGTCGGGCTATCTGCTTTTTTCCATGCAGGACGAGGATCTGATCCAGGGTCTTCACGAGCGCGGCATTCCCGCGGTCATCGTGAACGGCCGCGAACCGCTGATGCGCCTCGACGCCGTAGCCCCGGCCAACCGCACGGGAGGGTATCTCGGCGCCCATCATCTGGTGGAACTCGGTCACAGGCGCATTCTGACGCTGAGCCATTCACGGCGCCCGACCATCCGCGACCGGATTGCCGGCAGCCGCAAGGCGATGCGCGAAACCGGTATCGGCGAGGCTGACGACCTGACGATCGACCTGGAGGCCATGCGGTCGAATCTTGCATTCAAGGCTGTCAAGGAGCGCCTGGAGACCAAAGGGCACGACGACTTCACCGCCATCCTGTGCTGCAACGACGACTGCGCGTTCGGCGCAATCGCGGCCCTGACGGAAGCCGGGTTGAGCGTTCCGGGCGATGTCTCCGTAGTCGGCTTTGACGATATTCCGACCGCCGCCCTGAATTCCGTGCCGCTGACGACGATCCGGGTCGAGGCCGAGGATATCGGGGCGCGCAGCATCAACCGCCTTGTCGAGCGGATCAGGGGCCAGGACAAGCTGGCGACCTATACGGAAACGGCCGTCAGTCTGGTCGTTCGAAGTTCCACGGGGCCTGTTCGAACGACCTGA
- a CDS encoding carbohydrate ABC transporter permease produces the protein MKARPRAPVSKRWRKVQRLLIAYSFIAPNFIGFAVFTLLPIVCAFLLAFMHWDGNNPIEFAGLDNFWKLFSDRAFKDAFWNTIIYTGFTVPLTLACSLGLAVLLNQKIFGRNFFRTVAFFPYVASLVAVAVVWNMIFNPEFGPVNMILYELGIDPKNLPGWAADSDWAMVTIIMFSVWKMMGYFMVIYLAGLQGISGELYEAAEIDGANAWQKFWRITLPQLGPTTFFVSVMLTIQSFKVFDQIYMITQGGPGTSTLVLVYHIYNEAFISWDLGYSSMVALVLFLLVLTITIVQFRWVEGKDGDTA, from the coding sequence ATGAAAGCGCGCCCCCGGGCGCCGGTCAGCAAGCGCTGGCGGAAGGTGCAACGGCTCCTGATCGCCTATTCCTTCATCGCGCCCAATTTCATCGGCTTTGCGGTGTTCACGCTCCTGCCGATCGTCTGCGCCTTCCTGCTGGCCTTCATGCATTGGGACGGCAACAATCCGATCGAATTCGCCGGGCTGGACAATTTCTGGAAGCTTTTCTCCGACAGGGCCTTCAAGGACGCCTTCTGGAACACGATCATCTATACCGGGTTCACCGTGCCGCTGACGCTGGCCTGCTCCCTTGGGCTGGCCGTTCTGCTCAACCAGAAGATCTTCGGCCGCAATTTCTTCCGCACCGTCGCCTTCTTCCCCTATGTCGCCTCGCTCGTCGCCGTGGCCGTGGTCTGGAACATGATCTTCAACCCCGAATTCGGGCCGGTGAACATGATCCTCTACGAGCTGGGCATCGATCCCAAGAACCTGCCCGGCTGGGCGGCGGACAGCGATTGGGCGATGGTCACGATCATCATGTTCTCGGTCTGGAAGATGATGGGCTATTTCATGGTGATCTACCTTGCCGGCCTCCAGGGCATCAGCGGCGAGCTCTATGAAGCGGCCGAGATAGATGGGGCGAATGCCTGGCAGAAATTCTGGCGCATCACCCTGCCCCAGCTCGGCCCGACGACGTTCTTCGTCTCGGTCATGCTGACCATCCAGTCCTTCAAGGTCTTCGACCAGATCTACATGATCACGCAGGGCGGTCCGGGAACCTCCACGCTGGTGCTGGTCTATCACATCTACAACGAAGCCTTCATTTCCTGGGACCTGGGCTATTCGAGCATGGTCGCTCTGGTCCTGTTCCTCCTCGTTCTCACCATCACCATCGTCCAGTTCCGCTGGGTCGAGGGCAAAGACGGGGATACCGCATGA